A genome region from Micromonospora inyonensis includes the following:
- a CDS encoding BTAD domain-containing putative transcriptional regulator produces the protein MARRWSALIRTMAVAVVVTVVPVILVRVGNDTVPRPSTALLREWIHQPLTPGFLAALVLTAAWLVWALLATAVAVRVYTWTTRLAGWLPPIHLPRPLQGLTAAILGASAITTSGLAAQAASAPATATLHEPAPHGASTTVDTTTRPVDRSGVDRNPTHTVRRGESLSTIAQHRLGDRDRWDDIFTLNRGTRFPVGGALTDPDVIHPGWILDLPVNTATPPNRQQPRPDPPEPPAVAQPAPESPTPAPTTTAPNTGPAAPTTPHASDIGQEAPGLATAPTATCETASPAPAGDTQGRWPARGVSLPGGSWVDAGLAAAIAAAVTLVWAHRQHRYVPRTTPSSAIRLDDSDLTPMPHVVRQIRHGLRRAVPSDTTVHDARDPRDGNVGDQDGAHATDDIGVVDRAGGSPSVMAIDGEEASDTAGTVPVAPALAHRPSAVWPSTGLGLTGPGAHAAARGLLTAALAADRTEHPDARTHVVMRSTTAAALLGTAVTLPRTPRLTVTTSLDEALQVLETQTMHRSRLVDQHEIDTVAALRRSGPWDEPLPRILFIADEAASHERTRIAAILAQGERLDIHGVLLAAWPDGDTVVVDTDGTTTPTDGKPRHGTQAAHGGRLAVLTPAETIDVITVLAEAHPDEHQALAAESTGPVSAWNPPPALAETDDVDELAQLGQDEPTEPVPTDAETVPDQSVAEVPAHAASHSSTHSHPAAPGEEPGSGDREDPSPQPGGRIAVRVLGDARIVDMDTTVPLRAKSLELLVYLAVHDGDASQDAILDDLLPDAPRSKAPHRLHTYVSALRKTLARTGGTGSYLTHPARRYALNREALDVDLWRMRDALRDAERATSDADRLAALRAAVNAYGGGLAEGFDYEWIEAHREGIRRQALDAHLALATATTDPTEALTVLEAAIRHDPYGEPLYQQAMRARAALGHLDEIRALRRTLTRRLDEIDTEPSEDTTALADRLIAGLRQRRPAEQPDHHGGRP, from the coding sequence GTGGCACGTAGGTGGTCCGCCCTGATCCGGACGATGGCAGTGGCCGTCGTCGTGACCGTGGTGCCCGTCATCCTGGTACGTGTCGGCAACGACACTGTCCCGCGTCCCTCGACGGCTCTGCTGCGGGAGTGGATCCACCAACCCCTCACTCCCGGCTTCCTGGCCGCGCTCGTGCTGACCGCCGCATGGCTGGTCTGGGCGTTACTGGCCACCGCCGTCGCCGTTCGCGTTTACACCTGGACCACCCGGCTGGCGGGCTGGCTGCCGCCGATACACCTGCCCCGACCCCTGCAAGGGTTGACCGCGGCGATCCTCGGCGCCTCTGCCATCACGACCAGCGGTCTGGCCGCTCAAGCCGCGTCGGCACCCGCCACCGCTACGCTCCACGAACCCGCACCACACGGTGCGAGCACGACGGTCGACACCACCACCCGGCCGGTGGACCGGTCCGGCGTCGATCGGAACCCCACCCACACCGTCCGCCGGGGCGAGTCCCTGTCCACGATCGCCCAGCACCGCCTCGGCGACCGCGACCGCTGGGACGACATCTTTACCCTCAACCGCGGCACCCGGTTCCCCGTTGGCGGAGCCCTCACCGACCCGGACGTCATCCACCCCGGCTGGATCCTCGACCTGCCCGTCAACACGGCCACGCCGCCCAACAGACAGCAGCCCCGCCCCGATCCGCCAGAGCCCCCCGCTGTCGCGCAGCCAGCACCCGAATCGCCGACGCCCGCACCCACCACCACCGCGCCGAACACCGGGCCAGCAGCCCCCACCACGCCGCACGCTTCCGACATCGGCCAGGAAGCCCCCGGCCTCGCGACAGCACCGACCGCTACCTGCGAAACCGCCAGCCCCGCCCCAGCCGGCGACACCCAGGGCAGGTGGCCCGCACGCGGTGTGTCACTACCCGGCGGAAGCTGGGTCGATGCCGGCCTCGCCGCGGCCATCGCCGCCGCGGTGACGCTGGTCTGGGCGCACCGGCAACACCGCTACGTCCCCCGCACCACGCCATCGTCGGCGATCCGCTTGGACGATTCGGACCTGACGCCCATGCCCCATGTGGTCAGGCAGATCCGCCATGGCCTGCGCCGCGCTGTCCCTTCCGACACCACAGTTCATGACGCCCGCGACCCGCGTGATGGGAACGTCGGCGACCAGGACGGTGCTCACGCCACTGACGACATCGGTGTCGTCGACCGTGCCGGCGGCAGCCCGTCCGTTATGGCCATCGACGGCGAGGAAGCCTCGGACACCGCCGGAACAGTGCCGGTGGCGCCCGCTCTCGCGCACCGGCCGTCGGCGGTGTGGCCGTCCACCGGGTTGGGCCTGACCGGGCCCGGCGCGCACGCCGCCGCCCGCGGACTCCTCACCGCCGCCCTCGCAGCCGACCGCACGGAGCACCCCGACGCGCGCACCCACGTGGTCATGCGGTCAACGACCGCGGCGGCCCTGCTCGGCACCGCCGTCACCCTGCCGCGCACACCGAGGCTGACCGTCACCACCAGCCTCGACGAAGCCCTACAGGTCCTCGAGACGCAGACCATGCACCGCAGCCGGCTTGTTGACCAGCACGAGATCGACACCGTCGCCGCGCTACGCCGGTCCGGCCCCTGGGACGAACCGCTGCCACGCATCCTGTTCATCGCCGACGAGGCCGCCAGCCACGAACGCACCCGGATCGCCGCGATCCTGGCGCAGGGAGAACGCCTCGACATCCACGGCGTTCTCCTGGCTGCCTGGCCTGACGGAGACACGGTCGTCGTCGACACCGACGGCACCACCACCCCCACCGACGGGAAACCCCGCCACGGCACGCAGGCCGCCCACGGTGGCCGGCTGGCCGTCCTTACCCCGGCGGAGACGATCGACGTGATCACCGTGCTCGCCGAGGCGCACCCCGACGAACATCAGGCGCTGGCGGCGGAGTCCACCGGTCCAGTCAGCGCATGGAATCCGCCGCCAGCGCTGGCCGAGACAGACGATGTCGACGAACTCGCACAGCTCGGACAGGACGAGCCCACCGAGCCAGTGCCCACAGACGCCGAGACGGTGCCGGACCAATCCGTCGCCGAGGTTCCCGCTCATGCCGCCTCGCACTCGAGCACGCACTCGCACCCTGCCGCTCCCGGAGAGGAGCCGGGCAGCGGCGACCGCGAGGACCCGTCGCCTCAGCCGGGCGGGCGCATTGCGGTGCGGGTACTCGGGGACGCGCGCATCGTCGACATGGACACCACCGTGCCACTGCGGGCCAAGTCTCTCGAACTGCTCGTCTACCTCGCGGTGCACGACGGCGACGCCAGCCAGGACGCGATCCTCGACGATCTACTGCCCGACGCTCCACGGTCGAAGGCCCCGCACCGCCTGCACACCTACGTGTCCGCGCTGCGCAAGACCCTCGCCCGTACCGGCGGCACCGGCAGCTACCTCACCCACCCGGCCCGCCGGTACGCGCTCAACCGTGAGGCGCTCGACGTCGACCTGTGGCGGATGCGCGACGCGCTGCGCGACGCGGAACGGGCCACCAGCGACGCCGACCGGCTCGCCGCGCTCCGCGCCGCCGTCAACGCCTACGGCGGCGGTCTCGCCGAAGGCTTCGACTACGAATGGATCGAGGCACACCGCGAGGGCATCCGCCGGCAGGCCCTAGACGCCCACCTCGCCCTCGCCACCGCGACCACCGACCCGACAGAGGCCCTGACGGTGCTGGAAGCCGCGATCCGCCACGACCCCTACGGCGAGCCGCTCTACCAGCAGGCGATGCGCGCCCGCGCCGCGCTGGGACACCTCGACGAGATCCGCGCCCTGCGCCGGACCCTCACCCGCCGCCTCGACGAGATCGACACCGAGCCGAGCGAGGACACCACCGCCCTCGCCGACCGGCTCATCGCCGGTCTGCGACAGCGCCGCCCCGCCGAACAGCCGGACCACCACGGAGGACGTCCGTGA
- a CDS encoding ISAs1 family transposase encodes MEASSLIDGLSARLCGVSPLSEQDTPGLLQALAQVPDPRDPRGRIHPLPGLLAMAIAAVVSGSSRVVEIVEWAADLPDVVWDRLGATRDAFTGARRVPDDSTVSRVLTGIDADALDAAVCRWLLGRAGLAGAGRRVIAVDGKTLRGSGPAGAQVHLLAALDQAEQIVLAQIDVDGKTNEISRFVPLLDGLDLAGAIITADALHTQREHARWLVEEKKAGYVFVVKRNQPRLYRQVKALPWAKIPALDETRDRGHGRYDIRELQAVTCLGALALDFPYAVQALRIRRRRYNMATDRWSTITVYAITNLTAAQADPDELTGWLRGHWAFEVLHHIRDTTYREDASRLRTGNAPRALATLRNTAISLLRLDGVTSIAPALRRNGRDPYRSLRILGLT; translated from the coding sequence GTGGAAGCATCATCGTTGATCGACGGGTTGTCCGCACGTCTGTGCGGCGTGTCGCCGCTGTCGGAACAGGACACGCCGGGGTTGTTGCAGGCCCTGGCCCAGGTGCCGGACCCACGGGACCCGCGCGGCCGGATCCATCCGCTGCCGGGACTGCTCGCGATGGCGATCGCGGCGGTGGTCTCGGGATCCAGCCGGGTCGTGGAGATCGTCGAGTGGGCCGCCGACCTGCCGGACGTGGTGTGGGATCGTCTCGGCGCCACCCGCGACGCGTTCACCGGTGCCCGGCGGGTGCCTGACGACAGCACCGTGTCGCGGGTGCTGACCGGCATCGACGCCGACGCCCTCGATGCCGCGGTGTGCCGCTGGCTGCTGGGCCGGGCGGGTCTGGCCGGGGCGGGTCGGCGGGTGATCGCGGTCGACGGCAAGACGCTGCGCGGCAGTGGCCCGGCGGGCGCCCAGGTGCATCTGCTGGCCGCGTTGGACCAGGCCGAACAGATCGTCCTGGCGCAGATCGATGTCGATGGGAAGACGAACGAGATCAGCCGGTTCGTGCCGCTGCTCGACGGTCTGGACCTGGCCGGTGCGATCATCACGGCGGACGCGTTGCATACCCAGCGCGAGCATGCCCGCTGGCTGGTCGAGGAGAAGAAGGCCGGCTACGTGTTCGTCGTCAAGCGCAACCAGCCACGACTGTATCGGCAGGTCAAAGCCCTGCCCTGGGCGAAGATCCCGGCGCTGGACGAGACCCGCGATCGTGGGCACGGCCGCTACGACATCCGGGAGTTGCAGGCCGTCACCTGCCTCGGAGCATTGGCGCTGGACTTTCCGTACGCGGTTCAGGCGCTACGGATCCGGCGCCGCCGGTACAACATGGCCACCGACCGCTGGTCCACCATCACGGTCTACGCCATCACCAACCTCACCGCAGCTCAGGCCGACCCCGACGAGCTGACCGGCTGGCTACGCGGACACTGGGCCTTCGAAGTTCTTCACCACATTAGGGACACCACCTACCGCGAGGACGCCAGCCGACTACGGACCGGCAACGCACCCCGCGCCCTGGCCACCCTGCGCAACACCGCGATCAGCCTTCTCCGCCTGGACGGCGTCACCTCGATCGCGCCAGCCCTGCGCCGAAACGGCCGAGACCCGTACCGATCCCTACGAATCCTCGGACTCACCTAA
- a CDS encoding IS5 family transposase: MTARRAYPSELSDARWALIAPRLTAWRQARTDAGVSGRTPTHDLREIFNAILYVNRTGIAWRYLPHDFPPHPTVYGYFAAWSREGIFTELNYQLTGLVRDHHGRTIESTASIMDSQNVETSTNVPLSTQGTDAGKRIVGRKRGIITDTLGLLLAVTAASASDNTIGMDLLGQATATYPTLAKTWVDAGFKNRVVEHGAALGVDVDVDVVTKDPQIKGFSVVKRRWVVERTLGWLMHHRRLVRDYEARPDNSASTITLAMIDNLAKRLTAETTPTWREPLKTQHTQNT; encoded by the coding sequence ATGACCGCACGGCGAGCCTATCCATCCGAGCTGTCCGACGCCCGGTGGGCCCTGATCGCACCCCGCCTGACCGCCTGGCGCCAGGCCCGCACCGACGCCGGCGTCAGCGGCCGCACCCCCACCCATGACCTACGCGAGATCTTCAACGCCATCCTGTACGTCAACCGCACCGGCATCGCCTGGCGCTACCTGCCCCACGACTTCCCGCCCCACCCGACGGTCTACGGCTATTTCGCCGCCTGGAGCAGAGAAGGCATCTTCACCGAACTGAACTACCAGCTCACCGGCCTCGTCCGTGACCACCACGGCCGCACCATCGAATCCACCGCGTCCATCATGGACAGCCAGAACGTGGAGACCTCCACCAACGTGCCACTGTCCACACAGGGCACCGACGCCGGGAAGAGGATCGTCGGCCGCAAACGCGGCATCATCACCGATACCCTCGGCCTGCTCCTCGCCGTCACCGCCGCCAGCGCCAGCGACAACACCATCGGCATGGACCTGCTCGGCCAGGCCACCGCCACCTACCCCACCCTGGCCAAGACCTGGGTCGACGCGGGATTCAAGAACCGCGTCGTCGAACACGGCGCCGCCCTCGGCGTCGACGTCGACGTCGACGTCGTCACCAAAGACCCCCAGATCAAGGGCTTCAGCGTGGTCAAACGCCGATGGGTCGTCGAACGCACCCTCGGCTGGCTCATGCACCACCGCCGACTCGTCCGCGACTACGAAGCCCGACCCGACAACTCCGCCAGCACGATCACCCTCGCCATGATCGACAACCTCGCCAAACGCCTGACCGCCGAAACCACTCCAACTTGGCGAGAACCCCTAAAAACACAACACACGCAAAATACGTGA